A stretch of the Paenibacillus dendritiformis genome encodes the following:
- a CDS encoding ROK family transcriptional regulator, producing the protein MEEKTVNIKEFNRNRIYKLLRQKQHLSKQEIVQQLQISLPTVTQNLNYLLKQKLIANTGTIGNTGGRNAQLFSYISDAKIAIGLDITRNHITTVVVDLNGDIININRRRQKFEASDPYFRLLGDILQEIVRELNIDESKILGVGIGVPGLITEDRQTVFYGKILNFTGETLERFAKYIPYPAILMNDANAAGIAEIWATPDTKNAFYISLSNNIGGAVYIGDRVFAGENQKSGEIGHITIIPDGLPCYCGQKGCLEAYCSASLLSDAADGSLAQFFEQVAQGDPEKLTLWEKYLWHLAIAINNIRMLFDCDIILGGYVGAYMEDHIETLKKLVASRNTFEDHADFLRICNYKTEAIAAGAALPFIDQFIHQI; encoded by the coding sequence ATGGAGGAAAAAACCGTAAACATTAAAGAATTCAACCGAAATCGAATCTATAAGCTCCTGCGGCAAAAACAACATTTATCGAAGCAAGAGATTGTACAGCAATTGCAGATCAGTCTGCCGACGGTGACGCAAAACCTGAATTATTTGCTGAAACAAAAGTTGATTGCGAATACCGGCACGATCGGAAATACCGGGGGACGGAATGCGCAACTCTTTTCCTATATCAGCGACGCCAAGATCGCGATTGGCTTGGACATTACGCGAAACCATATCACGACCGTGGTCGTCGACTTAAATGGAGATATTATCAATATCAATCGAAGAAGACAGAAATTTGAGGCTTCAGACCCGTATTTTCGGCTGTTGGGGGATATCCTTCAAGAGATAGTCAGGGAATTGAATATCGACGAGTCCAAAATATTAGGCGTTGGCATCGGTGTTCCGGGCTTGATCACGGAAGACCGTCAGACCGTATTCTATGGAAAAATTCTTAATTTTACCGGAGAGACGCTGGAGCGGTTCGCCAAGTATATTCCCTACCCGGCCATCCTGATGAACGATGCGAACGCAGCGGGCATCGCGGAAATATGGGCGACTCCGGACACGAAAAATGCCTTCTATATTTCGTTGAGCAACAATATCGGGGGGGCTGTCTATATCGGCGATCGGGTGTTCGCGGGGGAAAATCAGAAGAGCGGAGAGATTGGACATATTACGATTATTCCGGACGGATTGCCTTGTTATTGCGGGCAAAAGGGCTGTCTGGAAGCCTACTGTTCAGCTTCCTTATTGTCCGATGCGGCCGATGGCAGTTTGGCTCAATTTTTTGAACAGGTCGCACAAGGGGACCCGGAAAAGCTTACATTGTGGGAAAAATATTTGTGGCATCTGGCAATCGCGATTAATAATATTCGCATGCTGTTTGACTGCGATATTATTCTTGGCGGTTATGTTGGCGCGTACATGGAGGATCATATCGAGACATTGAAAAAGCTGGTGGCCTCCAGAAATACGTTTGAGGATCATGCCGACTTTCTGCGCATCTGCAACTATAAAACGGAAGCGATCGCGGCCGGAGCGGCTCTGCCGTTTATCGATCAGTTTATCCATCAAATTTAA
- a CDS encoding MDR/zinc-dependent alcohol dehydrogenase-like family protein — translation MNQQSSSLGAAKRKVPATMKALVAYGKHDYRFEANYPTPECGPDDIIIKTEACGICAGDLKCLHGAAMFWGDETQPEWVKPPFIPGHEFLGTIVEVGENVTDFAIGDRVTADQIVPCRECRFCKQGNYWMCQPHNIFGFQGTNNGGMAEYVRYPKTAVVHKVPADMDLASALLIEPYACSKHAVDRAQIGCEDIVVISGAGPLGLGMVTYARMKNPKKLIVLDLIENRLEKAKEFGADIVLNPKETDVVQAILEMTDGYGCDIYIEATGHPSSVTQGLSMIRKLGRFVEFSVFGEPTTVDWSIIGDRKELDVLGAHLSPYCFPFVIENMANGNLKTNGIVTRKFPIEQWEEAFEYASGRHGDFKVAITF, via the coding sequence ATGAATCAACAGTCCTCTAGCTTGGGAGCCGCGAAGAGAAAGGTGCCGGCAACGATGAAAGCGCTTGTAGCTTACGGGAAACACGATTATCGCTTTGAAGCGAACTACCCTACGCCCGAATGCGGGCCAGATGATATCATCATTAAAACCGAGGCATGCGGCATTTGTGCGGGGGATTTGAAATGTCTGCATGGAGCAGCCATGTTCTGGGGCGATGAGACGCAACCGGAGTGGGTCAAGCCTCCCTTTATTCCCGGCCATGAATTTCTGGGGACGATCGTCGAAGTCGGAGAAAATGTAACCGATTTCGCCATAGGCGATCGGGTCACGGCGGATCAGATTGTGCCATGCCGGGAATGCAGATTTTGCAAGCAAGGCAACTATTGGATGTGCCAGCCTCATAATATTTTCGGGTTCCAGGGGACGAACAACGGCGGTATGGCTGAATATGTCCGCTATCCGAAGACGGCCGTCGTTCACAAGGTGCCTGCCGACATGGACCTGGCGTCCGCGCTATTGATTGAGCCTTATGCCTGCTCGAAGCATGCGGTCGATCGGGCGCAGATCGGCTGCGAGGATATCGTTGTCATTTCCGGAGCAGGTCCGCTTGGGCTAGGAATGGTTACGTATGCGCGCATGAAAAATCCGAAAAAACTGATTGTGCTGGATTTGATTGAAAATCGCCTCGAAAAAGCGAAGGAGTTTGGCGCCGATATCGTCTTGAATCCGAAAGAAACGGATGTTGTCCAAGCCATTCTTGAGATGACGGACGGCTACGGATGCGATATTTATATCGAGGCGACAGGGCACCCTTCGAGCGTGACGCAAGGATTGAGCATGATCAGAAAGCTTGGCCGCTTCGTGGAGTTCAGTGTGTTCGGCGAGCCGACTACCGTCGATTGGTCCATCATTGGCGACCGCAAAGAATTGGACGTCTTGGGCGCTCATTTAAGTCCATATTGCTTCCCGTTCGTCATTGAAAATATGGCAAACGGAAATCTGAAAACGAACGGCATCGTTACCCGCAAGTTCCCGATCGAGCAATGGGAGGAAGCGTTCGAATATGCGTCTGGCAGACACGGCGATTTCAAGGTGGCAATCACGTTTTAA
- a CDS encoding ribulokinase, with amino-acid sequence MEKYVVGIDFGTLSARTILVNAATGEIRAVAEMEYPHGVMEQTLPDGVTRLGPDWALQHPLDYIECASTTLAEIMTTTGVDPQQIIGVGTDFTECTMLPVKADGTPLCVLDAYKSHPHAYVKLWKHHAAAEEANRLNAIAESRGESFLDNYGGKISSEWMFPKIWQILNEAPEIYEAADRFMELADWITLQLTGEEKRNSCTAGYKAIWHKQHGYPSNEFFKALDPRLEHVIDDKMSRTIYPVGAKAGTITEESAAWTGLAPGTAVAVGIGDAHSAVIGCGITTPDILLMVMGTSGCDMLVSETAVKVPGISGLCEDGILPGYYGYEAGQSCLGDHFSWFANHCVPERVELEARAANKKVLELLNEKAAQIKPGASGLLALDWWNGNRSVLVDADLTGSMFGMTTATTAEEMYKALVEAVAFGKRVIIENFVQHGVPIRQIVATGGIAEKSPFVMQTFADIIGMPIHVAATRQGTAMGAAMLGAVAAGSRHGGYDSIQQAGQAMGGGIQKTYEPNGEYREIYDQLYAQYVQLHDYFGRNENSPIKRLKAIKLEVMRGNAAKP; translated from the coding sequence ATGGAAAAATATGTGGTAGGAATCGATTTCGGCACGTTGAGCGCCCGCACCATACTCGTCAATGCGGCCACGGGAGAGATTCGGGCCGTCGCCGAGATGGAGTATCCTCATGGCGTGATGGAGCAGACCTTGCCTGATGGGGTAACGAGGCTGGGACCGGATTGGGCGCTGCAGCACCCGTTGGACTATATCGAGTGCGCTTCCACAACGCTGGCGGAGATTATGACAACGACTGGCGTCGATCCGCAGCAGATTATCGGGGTCGGAACCGATTTTACGGAATGTACGATGCTGCCAGTAAAAGCCGATGGAACGCCTCTATGCGTGCTGGATGCCTATAAGAGCCATCCGCATGCTTATGTGAAGCTCTGGAAGCATCATGCGGCTGCGGAGGAGGCGAACAGACTGAATGCCATCGCCGAATCGCGGGGAGAATCCTTTTTAGACAATTACGGCGGCAAAATATCATCGGAGTGGATGTTCCCGAAAATATGGCAGATCTTAAATGAAGCGCCTGAAATCTACGAAGCCGCCGATCGATTTATGGAGCTCGCCGATTGGATCACGCTCCAGCTTACGGGCGAAGAAAAACGTAACAGCTGCACGGCAGGGTATAAGGCGATATGGCATAAGCAGCATGGCTATCCTTCGAATGAGTTTTTCAAAGCACTGGATCCAAGACTGGAGCATGTCATTGACGACAAAATGTCGAGAACGATCTATCCGGTTGGCGCCAAGGCAGGGACCATCACCGAAGAGAGCGCCGCATGGACCGGATTGGCGCCAGGCACTGCCGTAGCCGTGGGGATCGGAGACGCTCATTCCGCCGTCATCGGCTGCGGGATCACGACTCCCGATATTTTGCTGATGGTAATGGGGACATCCGGCTGCGATATGTTGGTCAGCGAGACGGCGGTGAAGGTGCCAGGCATCAGCGGACTTTGTGAAGACGGCATTTTGCCGGGGTATTACGGCTATGAAGCCGGGCAGTCCTGCCTGGGCGATCATTTCTCCTGGTTCGCCAACCATTGCGTGCCGGAGCGAGTGGAACTAGAGGCCAGAGCGGCGAACAAAAAAGTGCTGGAGCTCCTGAATGAGAAAGCGGCGCAAATCAAGCCGGGAGCCAGCGGCTTGCTCGCTCTCGATTGGTGGAACGGGAACCGCTCCGTCCTGGTCGATGCCGATTTGACAGGCTCCATGTTCGGAATGACGACCGCCACGACGGCGGAGGAAATGTACAAGGCGCTTGTCGAAGCCGTCGCTTTTGGCAAACGCGTGATTATCGAGAACTTCGTGCAGCATGGCGTTCCGATCCGGCAAATCGTGGCGACGGGCGGGATTGCGGAAAAAAGCCCGTTCGTTATGCAGACCTTCGCGGATATTATCGGCATGCCGATTCATGTCGCGGCGACCCGGCAAGGGACGGCGATGGGGGCGGCGATGCTGGGAGCCGTGGCGGCCGGCAGCCGGCATGGAGGCTATGACTCGATCCAGCAGGCCGGACAAGCGATGGGCGGAGGGATCCAAAAAACGTATGAACCGAATGGCGAGTATCGGGAGATTTATGATCAGCTCTATGCCCAGTATGTCCAGCTGCATGATTACTTCGGCCGCAATGAGAACAGTCCAATCAAAAGATTGAAAGCGATTAAATTGGAAGTGATGAGGGGAAATGCGGCCAAGCCTTGA
- a CDS encoding MFS transporter produces the protein MHLKGSNFLDKAGIPASLAWGYLGVLIFMMGDGLEQGWLSPYLVEQGLTVQQSGILFTVYGVTIALSSFLSGLFVDAMGPKKAMLTGLILYILGSVGFIGIGISQLSFATMLPTYAFKGLGYPLFAYSFLVWIAYQTPQKKLGTAVGWFWFVFTGGMNVLGAYYSTWALKHLGHINTLWSALVWVLIGALFALVINRGGKIDRAKAEQRESKLKEIVTGLAVVKKEPKIVLVGLVRIINTAAQFGFPVYMPLYMESQGISISSWLHLWAMIFIGNIAFNLIFGIVGDKFGWRNTVMWFGCAGSAFFTLLLFYVPQLAAGNVLLTQVIGILWGGCLAGFVPLSAIAPSLVKQEKGAAMSILNLGAGLSAFVGPALVALFIGSLGYAGLTWLFAGLFVAAGIMMIFVTLPDEKKKKTDPDLNSEIVSA, from the coding sequence ATGCACTTGAAGGGGTCGAATTTTCTGGATAAAGCAGGCATTCCTGCATCCCTTGCTTGGGGCTATCTCGGCGTTCTTATTTTTATGATGGGGGATGGGTTGGAGCAGGGCTGGTTAAGTCCTTATCTGGTAGAGCAGGGGCTTACGGTACAGCAATCAGGCATTTTATTTACGGTATACGGGGTTACGATTGCCTTGTCTTCTTTCCTGTCCGGCTTATTCGTGGATGCGATGGGGCCGAAAAAAGCGATGCTGACCGGCTTGATTCTGTATATTCTTGGTTCCGTCGGCTTTATTGGAATCGGAATCAGCCAACTGTCTTTTGCGACGATGCTGCCGACGTACGCGTTCAAAGGTCTCGGTTATCCCCTGTTTGCCTATTCCTTCCTCGTGTGGATCGCTTATCAGACGCCGCAAAAAAAGCTGGGAACGGCGGTCGGCTGGTTCTGGTTCGTCTTTACCGGAGGCATGAACGTGCTCGGCGCGTATTATTCTACCTGGGCGCTGAAGCATTTGGGGCATATCAATACGTTGTGGAGCGCGCTCGTATGGGTCTTGATCGGGGCTTTGTTCGCGCTCGTCATTAACCGCGGCGGCAAAATCGACAGAGCCAAAGCGGAGCAGCGGGAAAGCAAGCTGAAGGAGATCGTCACGGGCTTGGCGGTTGTCAAAAAAGAACCGAAAATCGTGTTAGTCGGCCTCGTCCGGATTATTAATACGGCGGCTCAATTCGGCTTCCCTGTCTACATGCCTCTCTATATGGAGAGCCAAGGAATCAGCATCTCGTCCTGGCTCCATCTGTGGGCGATGATCTTCATCGGCAATATCGCGTTCAACCTGATATTCGGCATTGTCGGCGACAAGTTCGGCTGGAGAAATACGGTCATGTGGTTCGGGTGCGCAGGTTCGGCCTTCTTTACGCTGTTACTGTTTTATGTCCCCCAGCTTGCGGCCGGCAACGTCTTGCTGACGCAAGTGATCGGGATATTGTGGGGAGGATGCCTTGCGGGCTTCGTGCCATTGTCGGCCATCGCGCCGTCTCTCGTGAAACAGGAAAAAGGCGCGGCCATGTCCATCCTGAACTTGGGAGCGGGTTTAAGCGCTTTCGTAGGACCGGCTCTTGTCGCTTTGTTCATTGGAAGTCTTGGTTACGCCGGACTGACATGGCTCTTTGCAGGCCTGTTTGTGGCGGCTGGCATAATGATGATTTTTGTTACGCTTCCGGACGAGAAAAAGAAGAAGACCGATCCGGACCTAAACAGCGAAATCGTAAGCGCTTAG
- a CDS encoding helix-turn-helix domain-containing protein has product MKPLSEVKPHIRAAHMYNYRGAPEEQRRRGYSYAFHLFTEGHGHMIVNEQVYPVASGSLIFVRPGEGHYFVPAPGETMDACNIYCDLWCVPRPKQPTFAYQWDDYDPRWLTEEAACSELDALPTSMSLRPYPHLIELIKQTLAAFNRSGKYTAQAVSASFYSWILQWHEAGSLTQTADYRITRILEQMEACPEQRFSVDYWCSECGLEKSQFYRLFKQETGMSPKAYALQARMKKAAVLLMESRQSITDIALMLGYDSIHYFSNQFSSVYGVSPSSYRMGKGFQKPDRWS; this is encoded by the coding sequence ATGAAACCGCTCAGTGAGGTAAAGCCCCATATCCGCGCGGCGCATATGTACAACTATCGCGGGGCTCCCGAGGAGCAGCGGCGCAGAGGCTACAGCTATGCCTTCCATCTCTTTACGGAAGGCCATGGACATATGATCGTCAATGAGCAGGTCTACCCCGTGGCGAGCGGGAGCCTGATTTTCGTGCGTCCGGGAGAAGGACATTATTTCGTTCCGGCGCCGGGGGAGACGATGGATGCCTGCAATATTTACTGCGACCTGTGGTGCGTTCCCCGGCCCAAGCAGCCGACCTTCGCTTATCAATGGGATGACTATGATCCCCGGTGGTTGACGGAAGAAGCGGCCTGCTCCGAATTGGATGCGCTGCCGACAAGCATGTCGCTCCGTCCTTACCCGCACCTGATCGAGCTGATCAAGCAGACGCTGGCTGCGTTCAACCGTTCCGGCAAATATACGGCCCAAGCGGTCTCCGCCTCCTTTTATTCGTGGATACTGCAGTGGCATGAAGCGGGCAGCCTGACCCAGACGGCGGATTACCGGATTACCCGCATCTTGGAGCAGATGGAGGCCTGTCCGGAGCAGCGGTTCTCGGTCGACTACTGGTGCAGCGAGTGCGGACTGGAGAAATCGCAATTCTATCGGCTGTTCAAGCAGGAGACCGGCATGTCGCCCAAAGCGTACGCCCTGCAGGCCCGCATGAAAAAAGCGGCCGTCCTGTTGATGGAAAGCCGCCAATCGATTACGGACATCGCGCTTATGCTCGGGTACGATTCCATACATTATTTCTCCAACCAATTCTCCTCCGTCTACGGAGTCAGCCCGTCATCCTACCGGATGGGCAAAGGCTTTCAAAAGCCGGATCGCTGGTCATAA
- a CDS encoding alpha-amylase family protein → MRYRQVHLDFHTSEHISDIGRNFSKENFQEMLKLGHVDSITVFAKCHHGWAYFPSETNEIHPGLEFDLLGAQIEAAHEIGVKVPIYLSVGFDEKLAWEKPQWLMRDETDRMNWVDSFMKPGYHQFCLNTPYLDLVIEQVQEVVRKYDGDGIFLDIVGERTCYCTTCLKQMQADGLDPHNKEDVIANGRRIYANYTARIREAIDAIKPGLPVFHNAGHIHQGRRDLMGMNSHLELESLPTGGWGYDHFPLSARYAQPTGFNFLGMTGKFHTFWGEFGGYKHPNALRYETALSLANGARCSIGDQLHPGGQMDRATYELIGKAYAEVEAKEAWCVNAVNHADVALLTVEAAGVQQESGAMYSGKVDMGAVRILLEGKILFDIVDLESDWSRYKVLILPDSIVMKDTILPKVEAFLAAGGKVLASGRSGLNVELTRQMLPLGFTDIGANPFRPDYFRPLCEGMATLGEAAYIMYGEGRRIELTGGVELGRREDPYFNRQAFRFCSHQHAPSSGEDGGPGMVESAQGIYIAWNVFEDYATKGSLILKEMVLFALRRLLGHRITLNTTLPAQGVTTLQHQAAERRYINHLLYASPVKRGERVEIIEDIIPLQQVEVQLRLPVAEVKRVYLAPQMTDIGFKASGGDVQFTVPQLECHQMVVVEYNE, encoded by the coding sequence ATGCGCTACAGACAGGTTCACCTCGATTTCCATACGTCGGAGCATATTTCTGATATCGGGAGAAATTTTTCTAAAGAGAATTTTCAAGAAATGCTGAAGCTGGGACATGTGGACTCGATCACCGTGTTCGCCAAATGCCATCACGGCTGGGCCTATTTCCCTTCCGAAACGAATGAAATTCATCCGGGACTTGAATTTGATCTCCTGGGGGCCCAGATCGAAGCGGCGCATGAGATCGGCGTCAAGGTGCCGATTTATTTGTCCGTCGGCTTCGATGAGAAGCTCGCCTGGGAGAAGCCGCAATGGTTGATGCGGGACGAGACCGACCGGATGAACTGGGTCGACTCCTTCATGAAGCCGGGATATCATCAATTTTGTCTCAATACGCCGTATCTTGATCTCGTCATTGAGCAGGTGCAGGAAGTGGTGCGCAAGTATGACGGCGACGGCATTTTCCTCGATATTGTAGGCGAGCGGACGTGCTACTGCACCACCTGTCTGAAGCAAATGCAAGCGGACGGTCTGGATCCGCATAATAAGGAGGATGTCATCGCGAACGGCCGCCGCATTTACGCGAACTACACGGCCCGCATCCGGGAAGCGATCGATGCGATTAAGCCGGGCTTGCCGGTCTTCCATAACGCCGGCCATATTCATCAGGGCCGCCGCGATCTGATGGGCATGAACTCTCATCTTGAGCTGGAGTCGCTGCCGACCGGCGGCTGGGGGTACGATCATTTTCCGCTGTCTGCCCGCTATGCGCAGCCAACCGGGTTCAACTTCCTTGGCATGACCGGGAAGTTCCATACCTTCTGGGGCGAATTCGGCGGTTACAAGCATCCGAACGCCTTGCGCTATGAGACCGCGCTGAGCTTGGCGAACGGCGCCCGCTGCTCGATCGGAGACCAGCTACACCCTGGGGGACAGATGGACCGGGCAACTTATGAGCTGATCGGAAAGGCGTACGCGGAGGTGGAGGCCAAGGAAGCATGGTGCGTGAATGCCGTCAACCATGCCGATGTGGCGCTGCTTACGGTAGAAGCCGCCGGCGTGCAGCAGGAAAGCGGAGCCATGTATTCCGGCAAAGTCGATATGGGCGCGGTCCGCATCCTGCTGGAAGGCAAAATTTTGTTCGATATCGTCGATCTCGAAAGCGACTGGAGCCGTTACAAGGTGCTCATTCTCCCGGACTCGATCGTGATGAAGGATACGATTCTGCCGAAGGTGGAAGCGTTCTTGGCCGCGGGGGGCAAAGTGCTGGCGTCCGGCCGTTCCGGCCTGAATGTCGAATTGACGCGGCAGATGCTGCCCCTCGGCTTTACCGATATCGGGGCGAATCCGTTCCGTCCGGATTATTTCCGTCCGCTCTGCGAAGGAATGGCCACTCTCGGAGAAGCGGCGTATATCATGTACGGGGAAGGGCGCCGCATCGAGCTGACGGGCGGCGTCGAGCTCGGAAGAAGAGAGGATCCGTACTTCAACCGTCAGGCATTCCGCTTCTGCTCTCACCAGCATGCGCCGAGTTCCGGGGAGGATGGCGGACCGGGCATGGTTGAATCCGCGCAAGGGATATATATCGCCTGGAACGTGTTTGAAGATTATGCGACGAAGGGCAGTCTTATTTTGAAGGAAATGGTTCTGTTCGCGCTTCGCCGCCTGCTCGGCCATCGAATTACGTTGAACACGACCCTGCCCGCCCAGGGCGTGACGACGCTCCAGCACCAAGCAGCGGAGCGCCGCTATATTAATCACTTGCTGTACGCTTCCCCGGTGAAGCGCGGCGAACGGGTCGAAATCATTGAAGATATCATTCCGCTCCAACAGGTCGAGGTGCAGCTTCGGCTGCCGGTGGCGGAAGTGAAGCGGGTCTATCTCGCTCCGCAAATGACGGATATCGGGTTCAAGGCGTCCGGGGGCGATGTGCAATTTACCGTGCCGCAATTGGAATGCCACCAAATGGTCGTCGTAGAGTATAATGAATAG
- a CDS encoding asparaginase, with product MVDLGKVLVEEYRGNWLECAYTGHMVGVNEQGETLFTVGDENYVSFMRSSSKPVQALPALMAGVPEHYGLSDEEIVLMTASHRAQKFHVEALESFMRKTGISESQFVCKPTYPLNGAARDELIAHGAPARSIYHNCSGKHLGVLALCKMKGWPTENYAEPDHPVQQQVLSLMSALSDVPVEKIRLGTDGCGFPVYALPIRNIATLYLRLACPDLIPDEAVRAAVIRLTALMNRYPFYVSGTQLICPTLLQDDNIVAKGGAKGIYCFGLRKERMGIAFKVMDGSEDQWPLIVAHILEEIQYPNAETIERLRQLSPPETKNDNGRIVGMREAKFKLQ from the coding sequence GTGGTAGACTTGGGTAAAGTGTTAGTAGAAGAGTATCGTGGCAATTGGTTGGAATGCGCGTACACCGGCCATATGGTTGGCGTCAACGAACAGGGAGAGACGCTGTTCACGGTGGGGGACGAGAATTATGTCAGCTTCATGCGCTCGTCGTCGAAGCCGGTTCAAGCGCTGCCTGCGCTCATGGCCGGAGTGCCGGAGCATTACGGGTTGAGCGACGAGGAAATCGTGCTTATGACGGCATCGCATCGGGCGCAAAAATTCCACGTCGAAGCGTTGGAATCGTTCATGCGCAAGACGGGCATCTCGGAGTCGCAGTTCGTATGCAAGCCGACGTATCCGCTGAACGGAGCGGCCCGCGACGAGCTGATCGCCCATGGCGCGCCTGCGCGCTCCATCTACCACAATTGCTCGGGCAAGCATCTCGGGGTGCTGGCGCTCTGCAAAATGAAAGGCTGGCCGACCGAAAACTATGCCGAGCCGGATCATCCGGTTCAGCAGCAGGTGCTGTCTCTGATGTCCGCGCTCTCGGATGTGCCTGTCGAGAAGATCAGGCTGGGAACGGACGGCTGCGGCTTCCCGGTGTATGCGCTGCCTATCCGCAATATTGCGACGCTGTACTTGCGGCTGGCTTGCCCGGATCTGATTCCGGATGAGGCGGTCCGAGCGGCCGTCATCCGCTTGACGGCGTTGATGAACCGCTACCCGTTCTACGTATCCGGCACGCAGCTCATTTGTCCGACGCTGCTGCAGGACGACAATATCGTCGCCAAGGGCGGCGCCAAAGGAATCTACTGCTTCGGCCTGCGGAAAGAGCGCATGGGGATCGCCTTCAAAGTGATGGACGGCTCCGAGGATCAATGGCCGCTCATCGTGGCCCATATTTTGGAGGAGATTCAATATCCGAACGCCGAGACGATCGAGCGCCTGCGGCAGCTCAGTCCGCCGGAGACGAAGAATGACAATGGGCGGATCGTCGGCATGCGAGAAGCGAAGTTCAAATTGCAGTGA
- a CDS encoding ArsR/SmtB family transcription factor codes for MDPIEVFKALSNESRLQILQWLKEPEKHFVPHEGVDMREIGVCVSQVTDKLNMTQSTASQYLSILQRAGLIRTERIGKYTYYKRNEEKISELAAFLNQKL; via the coding sequence ATGGATCCAATTGAAGTGTTCAAGGCGTTATCTAACGAGTCGAGGTTACAGATTTTACAGTGGCTTAAGGAGCCCGAAAAACATTTTGTGCCCCATGAAGGAGTGGATATGAGGGAAATCGGGGTGTGTGTCAGTCAAGTGACGGATAAATTGAACATGACACAGTCGACGGCTTCGCAGTATTTGTCCATTCTACAACGGGCCGGACTGATTCGAACCGAGCGGATCGGCAAATATACGTACTACAAGCGAAACGAAGAGAAAATAAGCGAATTAGCTGCTTTCTTAAATCAGAAACTCTAA
- a CDS encoding MFS transporter, which translates to MSNTWRVYFLALVTFLVGTSEYVISGILDKISDTMGISVTFAGQLVTIFSFVYAISTPILMALTAKVERQKLLIWALGIFVIGNILSYVLPGYSSFLAARVVMALGAGMVVVTALDIAAKIAAPNKQASAIATVVMGFTASLIIGVPLGRIVAAQFGWKSVFGILALAGLVAMFVLYAIIPRVQGDKPIPLSKQLAFLKNGNVALGLAITFFWLGGYSIAYTYISPYLLDVAGLKEGMLSGVLLAFGIASLVGSKFGGFSTDKWGVFPTLSGGMLLHATALLLLSITVTLTHSWQPIVILLILWSFAAWSSGPTQQFNLVRIEPNYSGIMLSLNQSMMQLSMAAGAGIGGVMVDRVSLSSITWVGMVGVAIAIVVVSFLKMRMSAGSQGAGEFPGMKSKKASIK; encoded by the coding sequence TTGTCTAACACGTGGAGAGTCTATTTTTTGGCTTTGGTTACTTTTTTGGTGGGTACATCCGAGTACGTTATTTCCGGCATCTTGGATAAGATATCGGATACAATGGGTATTTCCGTTACTTTTGCGGGGCAGTTGGTCACGATTTTTTCCTTCGTGTACGCCATTAGCACCCCGATCCTCATGGCGTTGACTGCTAAGGTGGAAAGACAAAAACTGCTGATTTGGGCGCTGGGTATCTTCGTAATTGGGAATATTCTGTCTTACGTTTTGCCTGGCTATTCATCGTTTCTCGCAGCTCGCGTCGTCATGGCTCTAGGCGCGGGAATGGTCGTGGTAACCGCTTTGGACATCGCCGCGAAAATCGCCGCCCCAAACAAACAAGCCAGCGCGATTGCTACCGTGGTGATGGGCTTTACGGCTTCCTTGATTATCGGCGTGCCTCTTGGACGTATCGTTGCAGCACAATTCGGATGGAAATCCGTTTTTGGTATATTGGCACTGGCCGGTCTGGTGGCTATGTTCGTTCTGTATGCCATCATCCCTCGAGTTCAAGGGGATAAACCGATTCCGTTGTCCAAGCAGCTTGCCTTCTTGAAAAACGGAAACGTAGCGCTAGGGCTTGCGATTACCTTTTTCTGGCTCGGCGGATACTCGATCGCCTATACCTACATTTCACCATATCTACTTGATGTTGCCGGATTGAAAGAAGGAATGCTAAGCGGAGTGCTGTTGGCGTTCGGCATCGCTAGCCTGGTCGGATCCAAATTCGGCGGATTCAGCACAGATAAATGGGGGGTATTCCCGACCTTGTCCGGGGGAATGCTCTTGCACGCTACAGCGCTGCTTCTCCTCTCTATAACCGTTACCCTTACGCACTCGTGGCAGCCGATTGTCATCCTCCTGATCTTGTGGTCGTTTGCGGCTTGGTCCTCCGGTCCAACGCAACAATTCAATCTGGTTCGGATTGAACCGAATTATTCTGGAATCATGCTGAGCCTGAACCAATCCATGATGCAATTGTCCATGGCTGCGGGTGCAGGAATCGGAGGCGTCATGGTCGACCGGGTATCCCTGTCATCGATTACATGGGTCGGGATGGTTGGAGTCGCTATTGCGATCGTGGTGGTGTCGTTCTTGAAGATGCGAATGAGTGCCGGCAGCCAAGGTGCCGGAGAGTTTCCTGGGATGAAGTCTAAAAAGGCATCCATTAAATGA